Proteins encoded within one genomic window of Pectobacterium araliae:
- the pxpB gene encoding 5-oxoprolinase subunit PxpB: MELLARDRTMLNKTENVDTVRLSTMGSRAWLVEAPGEFSLAAQRRIWSLAQKLAGRDEVESLIPGVTNLLILLRATPDDPDDFPRRLLCYWQQASEVHPKGKRIDIPVTYGGELASDLDAVCRHTGFSAKEVIRRHYQGSYTVVALGSAPGFGYLHGLDPLLATPRKKVPSFNMLKGTVTIGGPQTGVSVLTGPNGWNAIGFADLVMFDPLADNPALMAPGDTIRFIPQRIEL; the protein is encoded by the coding sequence ATGGAGCTGTTAGCACGTGACCGCACTATGCTGAATAAAACCGAGAATGTCGATACGGTGAGGCTATCCACGATGGGTAGCCGTGCCTGGCTAGTGGAAGCGCCCGGTGAATTCAGCTTGGCTGCTCAGCGCCGTATCTGGTCGCTGGCACAGAAGCTTGCAGGGCGTGATGAGGTGGAATCGTTAATTCCTGGTGTGACTAATTTGCTGATTTTGTTGCGTGCTACACCAGACGATCCTGACGATTTCCCACGACGGCTGCTGTGTTATTGGCAGCAGGCCAGCGAGGTTCACCCCAAAGGCAAGCGTATTGACATTCCAGTGACGTACGGCGGCGAACTGGCAAGCGATCTGGATGCTGTCTGTCGCCATACTGGCTTCTCCGCGAAAGAGGTTATTCGCCGTCACTATCAGGGCAGCTATACGGTCGTTGCTCTCGGCAGTGCGCCCGGTTTTGGGTATTTGCACGGTCTTGATCCGTTACTTGCTACGCCGCGTAAAAAAGTGCCGTCGTTTAACATGCTTAAAGGCACGGTCACCATCGGCGGGCCACAAACGGGAGTGTCGGTGCTGACGGGGCCGAACGGCTGGAATGCCATTGGTTTTGCCGATCTGGTGATGTTTGATCCGCTGGCGGATAACCCCGCGCTAATGGCGCCAGGCGATACCATCCGCTTTATACCGCAGAGGATTGAGCTGTGA
- a CDS encoding 5-oxoprolinase subunit PxpA gives MKIDVNSDMGEGFGVWRVCDDDAMMRIVSSANIACGFHAGDPAIMTRMVRLAKVHGVGIGAHPGLPDKLGFGRKEMAFSADELCQQVVYQIGALCALAKNEDMRVSHVSFHAALGNMINRDDILALQVMQAIHRLDPELIIFSQPDTIIERAAREAGLRSLTLFLADRAYDAQGHLVPRGTAGALISEEKQVRERVRQFLEQGTVKTIEGEWISVRARSILVHSDTPGSVELAAIVRSEIEACSGTVAPAADVVALS, from the coding sequence ATGAAAATTGATGTGAATTCCGACATGGGCGAAGGTTTTGGTGTCTGGCGTGTCTGCGATGATGACGCCATGATGCGGATTGTTTCGTCCGCCAATATTGCCTGTGGCTTTCATGCGGGCGATCCGGCGATCATGACGCGAATGGTGCGGCTGGCAAAAGTACACGGTGTGGGTATTGGCGCGCATCCTGGGCTGCCTGATAAATTGGGATTTGGGCGCAAAGAGATGGCCTTTAGCGCCGACGAACTGTGCCAGCAGGTGGTGTACCAAATTGGTGCGCTATGTGCGTTGGCCAAAAATGAAGATATGCGCGTTTCCCACGTCAGTTTTCATGCGGCGTTGGGCAATATGATCAACCGTGATGACATATTAGCGCTTCAGGTAATGCAGGCCATACATCGTCTTGATCCTGAACTGATTATTTTCTCTCAGCCGGATACCATTATTGAGCGCGCCGCTCGTGAGGCAGGCTTGAGAAGCCTCACGCTATTTTTAGCGGATCGTGCCTATGATGCACAGGGGCATTTGGTGCCGCGTGGCACCGCCGGGGCGTTGATTAGCGAAGAAAAACAGGTACGCGAGCGTGTACGCCAGTTTTTGGAACAAGGCACGGTCAAGACGATTGAAGGGGAGTGGATTTCTGTTCGCGCCAGGTCTATTTTGGTCCACAGCGACACACCAGGTTCGGTTGAACTGGCTGCCATTGTGCGTAGTGAAATCGAAGCCTGTAGCGGCACTGTCGCGCCCGCAGCGGATGTTGTCGCACTATCATAA
- a CDS encoding biotin-dependent carboxyltransferase family protein codes for MIEIERTGALNTVQDLGRKHFRHLGVSVSGVMDTLALRAGNTLLGNDDNAAAIEVQVFPLRVRFRQAMSIALTGADCRALLDGVELPPWWGCRVEKDQVLEMRFPRSGARGYLCVAGGIDVPLVMGSRSTALRGGFGGLYGRPIEKGDVLPVGVSTAPPLPACGVGIEPPDVALRDVFPILDNDTLSIRAIPSGEYHLFAHDSERFWQQPWQVSLQSNRTGYRLSGEPIQPSHVIEMRSYGLIPGIVQVPPAGEPIIQLSDANTAGGYPKMACVIEEDLWRLGQLQAGKSIQFIQSDAKESVVVRRATERWLARLKALALPLASMTEQRT; via the coding sequence GTGATTGAAATTGAGCGAACGGGAGCACTGAATACCGTACAGGATTTGGGGCGTAAGCATTTTCGGCATCTTGGCGTATCGGTAAGCGGTGTAATGGATACGCTGGCATTACGGGCGGGGAATACGCTTCTCGGCAACGACGATAACGCTGCCGCTATTGAAGTGCAGGTATTCCCCTTGCGCGTACGCTTTCGTCAGGCGATGTCGATTGCACTCACGGGGGCTGATTGCCGTGCCTTGCTTGATGGTGTGGAGCTACCGCCATGGTGGGGGTGCCGCGTGGAAAAAGATCAGGTGTTGGAGATGCGTTTTCCACGCTCCGGTGCCAGGGGGTATTTATGTGTCGCGGGGGGCATTGATGTGCCGTTAGTGATGGGATCACGTAGTACGGCGCTGCGCGGCGGGTTTGGTGGGTTATACGGCCGACCGATAGAGAAAGGGGATGTATTGCCCGTTGGGGTATCCACCGCTCCGCCGCTGCCCGCTTGCGGTGTGGGAATTGAACCGCCGGATGTTGCCCTGCGTGATGTTTTCCCCATCCTCGACAATGACACCCTGTCAATCCGCGCTATCCCTTCAGGTGAGTATCACCTGTTTGCACATGATTCAGAGCGTTTCTGGCAGCAACCATGGCAAGTGTCGCTACAGAGTAACCGAACGGGTTATCGGTTGTCGGGTGAACCTATCCAACCTTCCCACGTTATTGAGATGCGTTCTTACGGGCTGATCCCCGGTATTGTTCAAGTCCCTCCAGCGGGGGAGCCAATCATTCAGTTGAGCGATGCCAATACGGCAGGCGGCTACCCCAAAATGGCCTGTGTGATTGAAGAAGATCTCTGGCGTCTTGGTCAGCTACAGGCAGGGAAGTCGATTCAGTTCATTCAAAGCGACGCAAAAGAGTCCGTTGTGGTACGACGTGCCACTGAGCGCTGGCTGGCACGCCTGAAAGCGTTAGCGTTGCCGCTGGCATCCATGACTGAGCAGAGGACATAA
- a CDS encoding transporter substrate-binding domain-containing protein translates to MTLKYSACSVLALPLVLAFSPAKADLLSDITARGDLRCAVYSDVPPFSSPDPKTRQLAGMDVDLCHALAKEIGLKVTLVPTSVEARIAVIATGRADVLIANLAYTKTRGNQIQFSDPYYVAKEMLLVKKANADKAIEDFKGQRISATKGTTSEQSIHLKGGKAVTFQDAASAFLALQQNKAVGFVTNTMTGIKMISQAKKDGIELAMIKEPMALEPIGVGMKRDEPALLAKVNSSLKTMDDNGTIDGIWDTWIGPNTEYKMVREERVQPLANLKFEPLE, encoded by the coding sequence ATGACTTTGAAATATAGCGCCTGTTCGGTGTTAGCCTTGCCACTGGTTCTGGCTTTTTCGCCGGCGAAGGCGGATTTGCTCTCCGATATTACCGCTCGCGGTGATCTGCGATGCGCGGTCTATTCCGATGTACCGCCGTTCTCCTCTCCCGATCCGAAAACGCGCCAATTGGCAGGTATGGACGTGGATTTGTGTCATGCACTGGCAAAAGAGATAGGGTTGAAGGTTACGCTGGTTCCGACCTCCGTGGAGGCTCGCATCGCCGTCATCGCAACAGGACGTGCAGACGTGCTGATTGCCAATCTTGCCTACACCAAAACCCGTGGTAATCAGATTCAGTTTAGCGACCCGTACTATGTTGCTAAAGAGATGCTGCTGGTAAAAAAAGCCAATGCGGATAAGGCTATTGAGGATTTCAAAGGTCAACGCATCAGCGCAACCAAAGGCACCACGTCTGAGCAATCTATTCACCTGAAAGGCGGTAAAGCCGTGACCTTCCAGGATGCTGCCTCTGCCTTCCTGGCATTGCAGCAAAATAAAGCCGTAGGTTTTGTAACCAATACCATGACGGGGATCAAAATGATTTCGCAGGCAAAAAAAGATGGCATTGAGTTGGCGATGATAAAAGAGCCTATGGCGCTGGAGCCGATTGGCGTGGGTATGAAACGCGATGAACCCGCGCTGCTGGCGAAGGTCAACAGCAGCCTGAAAACCATGGATGATAACGGCACTATTGATGGTATCTGGGATACCTGGATTGGCCCGAATACCGAGTACAAGATGGTACGTGAAGAACGTGTTCAGCCGCTGGCTAACCTGAAATTTGAACCGCTGGAATAA
- a CDS encoding pyridoxal phosphate-dependent aminotransferase produces MPDIADRLNNIAISASVAMTQKARDLAAQGIDVVGLSTGEPDFPTPVHAIEAAYAAALAGDTRYPPTDGTPALRAAIQRKFKRDNHLNYDISQIITSGGARQIIFNAMMATINPGDEVIIPTPSWISYADIVKFAGGTPVPVTCREEHNFKPLPQDIAHAITPNTKWLLLNYPSNPTGAVASRDELQAIADVMLDNPHVWIMTDDIYEHLIYDDCKFLTMAQVEPRLFDRVLTVNGVSKAYSMTGWRLGFCGGPVALIKAMSNVNTQNAGGISTLAQAAAIAVLDGPQDLLKERAMIYRQRRDFVLEKLAAIDGLHCHKPQGAFYLFVNIANFIGKTSAGGRRIESDADFVMALIEEQYVVTVQGAAYGISPYIRLSYATSMERLETGCARLRAFCNGCH; encoded by the coding sequence ATGCCAGATATTGCCGATCGACTTAATAACATCGCTATTTCCGCATCCGTCGCGATGACGCAAAAAGCACGTGACCTTGCCGCTCAGGGCATTGATGTGGTTGGGCTTTCAACCGGTGAGCCGGACTTCCCTACTCCGGTGCACGCGATTGAAGCGGCTTATGCTGCCGCCCTCGCGGGCGATACGCGCTATCCACCGACCGACGGCACGCCCGCGCTACGGGCGGCTATTCAGCGCAAATTCAAGCGCGATAACCATCTCAACTACGACATCAGCCAAATCATTACCTCCGGCGGTGCCCGGCAGATTATTTTCAATGCCATGATGGCAACAATTAATCCGGGTGACGAAGTCATCATTCCCACGCCTTCCTGGATAAGCTACGCCGACATCGTAAAATTTGCTGGCGGTACACCTGTGCCCGTCACTTGCCGTGAAGAGCATAATTTTAAACCCTTGCCGCAAGATATTGCTCATGCGATCACGCCGAACACCAAATGGCTATTGCTGAATTATCCGAGCAACCCCACCGGAGCCGTGGCAAGCCGGGATGAGTTACAGGCTATCGCCGATGTCATGTTGGATAATCCGCATGTCTGGATCATGACCGATGATATATACGAGCACCTGATTTATGACGACTGCAAATTTTTGACTATGGCGCAGGTCGAACCACGTCTGTTTGATCGCGTACTCACGGTCAACGGTGTGTCAAAAGCATACTCAATGACGGGCTGGCGACTGGGTTTTTGTGGGGGTCCCGTTGCGTTAATCAAAGCAATGAGCAATGTGAACACGCAAAATGCGGGCGGCATATCGACGCTGGCGCAGGCAGCAGCGATTGCGGTATTAGATGGCCCACAGGATCTGCTTAAAGAGCGCGCCATGATTTATCGCCAGCGTCGGGATTTCGTACTGGAAAAACTGGCAGCCATTGACGGCCTGCACTGCCACAAACCGCAGGGGGCTTTTTATCTGTTTGTGAATATCGCCAATTTCATTGGCAAGACCAGTGCAGGCGGACGGCGCATTGAAAGCGATGCTGACTTTGTCATGGCGCTGATTGAAGAGCAATACGTAGTAACGGTACAAGGAGCCGCCTATGGTATTAGCCCGTATATTCGTCTTTCTTACGCTACGAGCATGGAACGCCTTGAGACCGGATGCGCACGCCTGAGAGCATTCTGCAACGGTTGCCATTAA